A window of the Gemmatirosa kalamazoonensis genome harbors these coding sequences:
- a CDS encoding TPM domain-containing protein yields the protein MHAIASILVALLALLQLQIPAPTGFVNDFAHVLSPEAQARMEAIARQVQERSRGDIAVVTLPNLGGRPVEEVSLRILREWGVGAKAAIGEQARNAGTVILLVPKETSDDGAGHCRIEVGQGAEGFLTDADAGTICRDATPLFQQRDYSGALTQITVRVAEEYARAFNFALDSADTALPPLPTDVGDRAPRGRGGINPIVALVVFFVLLSVLGGLGGRRRSGCGGCIPIFIPMGGGGWGGGGWSGGGWGGGGGWGGGGGGGFGGFGGGGGGSGGGGGSSW from the coding sequence ATGCACGCGATAGCCTCCATCCTCGTCGCGCTGCTCGCGCTGCTGCAGCTGCAGATCCCGGCGCCGACGGGCTTCGTGAACGACTTCGCCCACGTGCTGTCGCCGGAGGCGCAGGCGCGCATGGAGGCGATCGCGCGTCAGGTGCAGGAGCGCTCGCGCGGCGACATCGCCGTCGTCACGCTCCCGAACCTCGGCGGCCGGCCGGTCGAGGAGGTCTCGCTCCGCATCCTCCGCGAGTGGGGGGTGGGTGCCAAGGCGGCGATCGGCGAGCAGGCGCGCAACGCCGGCACGGTCATCCTGCTCGTCCCGAAGGAGACGAGCGACGATGGCGCGGGCCACTGCCGCATCGAGGTGGGGCAGGGGGCGGAAGGGTTCCTCACCGACGCGGACGCGGGGACGATCTGCCGCGACGCGACGCCGCTGTTCCAGCAGCGCGACTACAGCGGCGCGCTCACGCAGATCACCGTGCGGGTGGCGGAGGAGTACGCGCGCGCGTTCAACTTCGCGCTCGACAGCGCCGACACCGCGCTGCCGCCGCTGCCGACCGACGTCGGCGACCGCGCCCCGCGCGGGCGCGGCGGCATCAATCCGATCGTCGCGCTCGTCGTGTTCTTCGTCCTCCTCAGCGTCTTGGGTGGGTTGGGGGGACGGCGCCGGAGCGGCTGCGGGGGATGCATCCCGATCTTCATCCCGATGGGCGGCGGCGGCTGGGGCGGCGGGGGCTGGAGCGGCGGTGGCTGGGGCGGCGGGGGCGGCTGGGGCGGTGGTGGGGGCGGCGGCTTCGGCGGCTTCGGCGGCGGCGGTGGTGGCAGCGGCGGTGGCGGCGGATCGAGCTGGTAA
- a CDS encoding EAL domain-containing protein produces the protein MRLKHGELLFLNVDPHDFADPEFSETALGVSDPRRVVIEITERTAIKDYPKFRERLKAFREIGFRFAVDDAGSGYAGLGSIANLEPDFIKLDMSLINCIDTNFIKQNLVETMVRFANDQGAMVIAEGVERAEEFETVQSLGVHLVQGFFLHRPERPDGQPSATAPAESVAPPAA, from the coding sequence GTGCGCCTCAAGCATGGCGAGCTGCTGTTCCTCAACGTCGACCCGCACGACTTCGCGGACCCGGAGTTCTCGGAGACGGCGTTAGGCGTGTCGGATCCGCGGCGCGTCGTCATCGAGATCACCGAGCGCACGGCGATCAAGGACTACCCGAAGTTCCGCGAGCGGCTGAAGGCGTTCCGGGAGATCGGATTCCGGTTCGCGGTGGACGACGCGGGGAGCGGCTACGCGGGGCTCGGCTCCATCGCGAACCTCGAGCCGGACTTCATCAAGCTCGACATGTCGCTCATCAACTGCATCGACACGAACTTCATCAAGCAGAACCTGGTGGAGACGATGGTGCGGTTCGCGAACGACCAGGGCGCGATGGTGATCGCCGAGGGCGTGGAGCGCGCCGAGGAGTTCGAGACGGTGCAGTCGCTCGGCGTGCATCTGGTGCAGGGGTTCTTCCTGCACCGTCCCGAGCGGCCCGACGGTCAGCCCTCGGCGACGGCGCCGGCGGAGTCCGTGGCGCCGCCGGCCGCGTGA
- a CDS encoding EAL domain-containing protein, translating into MNEPIPARHDPAPPAGGTTAPTDSGYAPVLITDSYDPAVAEAASQLGGWRVDVRPARELAAAVAHAPDARAVIVTTDNPNALRDVFEQARRAGVAVVVGCVDETMRRRAAELRADDWYRVPAPPDEIAARVRTATARAAPTGAALSDRIERAEYEQMLYDARTGLPTLPVAIERSRALIKERGEVVVLYLNFVRYSKLEEIYGWEKLDAVLETTAAAVRELLAESTFAASKALVSFTNDADVVLLHVPAPDRKSTSDAEITELSSRLGAHIARKLEAAHGEEVAALCDIYVGVAHVYYNPKVRLERLIYRGIREAAIAAKSVEERERAHKVADLRSSLRERLVYVDYHPIVEATTRRVFGYEALARGVMRSLRSPEVMFEVAAEADLLWELSRLCRARARSRRCRCASSMASCCSSTSTRTTSRTRSSRRRR; encoded by the coding sequence GTGAACGAGCCGATCCCCGCGCGCCACGACCCGGCGCCCCCCGCCGGAGGAACCACGGCCCCAACCGACTCCGGGTACGCCCCGGTCCTCATCACCGACTCGTACGATCCCGCCGTCGCCGAGGCAGCCTCGCAGCTCGGCGGCTGGCGCGTCGACGTGCGTCCCGCGCGCGAGCTCGCCGCCGCGGTGGCGCACGCACCCGACGCGCGCGCGGTGATCGTGACGACCGACAACCCGAACGCGCTGCGCGACGTGTTCGAGCAGGCGCGTCGCGCGGGCGTCGCCGTGGTCGTCGGGTGCGTGGACGAGACGATGCGTCGGCGTGCCGCCGAGCTGCGCGCCGACGACTGGTATCGCGTGCCGGCGCCGCCGGACGAGATCGCGGCGCGCGTCCGCACGGCCACCGCGCGTGCCGCGCCGACCGGCGCCGCGCTGTCGGACCGCATCGAGCGCGCGGAGTACGAGCAGATGCTCTACGACGCGCGCACGGGGCTGCCCACGCTCCCCGTCGCAATCGAGCGGTCGCGCGCGCTCATCAAGGAGCGCGGCGAGGTGGTGGTGCTGTACCTGAACTTCGTGCGCTACTCGAAGCTCGAGGAGATCTACGGCTGGGAGAAGCTCGACGCGGTGCTGGAGACGACGGCGGCGGCGGTGCGCGAGCTGCTCGCCGAGTCCACGTTCGCGGCGTCGAAGGCGCTCGTGTCGTTCACGAACGACGCCGACGTGGTGCTGCTGCACGTGCCGGCGCCGGACCGGAAGTCGACGAGCGACGCCGAGATCACCGAGCTGTCGTCGCGGCTGGGCGCGCACATCGCGCGCAAGCTCGAGGCGGCGCACGGCGAGGAGGTCGCCGCGTTGTGCGACATCTACGTCGGCGTGGCGCACGTATACTACAACCCGAAGGTGCGGCTGGAGCGGCTCATCTACCGCGGCATCCGCGAGGCGGCGATCGCCGCGAAGAGCGTGGAGGAGCGCGAGCGTGCGCACAAGGTGGCGGATCTGCGCTCGAGCCTGCGCGAGCGGCTCGTGTACGTGGACTACCACCCGATCGTGGAGGCGACGACGCGCCGCGTGTTCGGCTACGAGGCGCTCGCGCGCGGCGTCATGCGCTCGCTACGCAGCCCCGAGGTGATGTTCGAGGTGGCGGCCGAAGCCGACCTGCTGTGGGAGCTGAGCCGCCTGTGCCGCGCGCGCGCGCGATCGAGGAGATGCCGGTGCGCCTCAAGCATGGCGAGCTGCTGTTCCTCAACGTCGACCCGCACGACTTCGCGGACCCGGAGTTCTCGGAGACGGCGTTAG
- a CDS encoding nucleotidyltransferase domain-containing protein — MAKMTLDDLVAQLKAAYGPALRAVVLYGSAAAGEHRPGRSDYNVLVVVESLGMPQLRAVAATARAWGEAGHPPPLTLTVSEWLSSSDVFPMEYADILERHRVLHGDLPLAGITVQPADLRTQVEQQALGKLLQLRGGILATGGVQKNQLALLEQSLSTLMVVFRAVTRLHGGRPPADYEALATQVGAEAGFDPAPFVRVVRHVRGTEKLPPDAAEGILAAYLDALGALVAHIDRYTAGR; from the coding sequence ATGGCGAAGATGACCCTCGACGATCTGGTCGCGCAGTTGAAGGCCGCCTACGGGCCGGCCCTGCGCGCGGTCGTGCTGTACGGCTCCGCGGCGGCGGGCGAGCACCGGCCGGGACGATCCGACTACAACGTGCTGGTGGTCGTCGAGTCGCTCGGCATGCCGCAGCTGCGCGCGGTCGCGGCGACGGCGCGCGCGTGGGGTGAGGCGGGCCATCCGCCGCCGCTGACACTCACCGTGTCGGAGTGGCTCTCGTCGTCCGACGTCTTTCCGATGGAGTACGCCGACATCCTGGAGCGCCATCGCGTGCTGCACGGCGACCTGCCGCTCGCCGGCATCACGGTGCAGCCGGCGGACCTGCGCACGCAGGTGGAGCAGCAGGCGCTCGGCAAGCTGCTGCAGCTGCGCGGGGGGATTCTCGCCACGGGCGGCGTGCAGAAGAACCAGCTCGCCCTGCTCGAGCAGAGCCTCAGCACGCTGATGGTGGTGTTCCGCGCGGTGACGCGGCTGCACGGCGGCCGGCCGCCGGCGGACTACGAGGCGCTCGCCACGCAGGTGGGCGCGGAGGCCGGCTTCGACCCTGCACCGTTCGTGCGGGTAGTACGACACGTGCGCGGCACCGAGAAGCTGCCGCCCGACGCGGCGGAGGGGATCCTCGCCGCCTATCTCGACGCACTCGGTGCGCTCGTCGCGCACATCGACCGCTACACGGCGGGGCGCTGA
- a CDS encoding DsbA family protein, giving the protein MRISSPIVSAPRALAALLLVVAPGCRSSADGKSATPAAEARPTNASATASGETAKAGSMPADSVALRAAADSGRIVGAPGAKVWMIIASDFQCPYCKMWHDQTYEALRKDYVDAGKIRMAYMNYPLDIHVQAQPTAEAAMCASAQGKFWEYHTALFQSQDSWAKAGDQSAKFDSLAGAVGIDVPRFQRCTRSHVMRALVEADQYRMQKSGVASTPTFILVPSNVKVEGAQPLPIFRQALDSALKTAR; this is encoded by the coding sequence ATGCGCATCTCCTCCCCCATCGTCAGCGCTCCACGCGCGCTCGCCGCACTGCTTCTCGTCGTCGCGCCGGGGTGCCGGTCGTCCGCGGACGGCAAGTCCGCGACGCCCGCCGCCGAAGCGCGGCCGACGAACGCGAGCGCGACGGCGAGCGGCGAGACGGCGAAAGCGGGATCCATGCCGGCGGATTCGGTCGCCCTGCGCGCCGCCGCCGACAGCGGCCGCATCGTCGGCGCGCCGGGCGCGAAGGTGTGGATGATCATCGCCAGCGACTTCCAGTGCCCGTACTGCAAGATGTGGCACGACCAGACGTACGAGGCCCTGCGCAAGGACTACGTCGACGCCGGCAAGATCCGCATGGCCTACATGAACTACCCGCTCGACATCCACGTGCAGGCGCAGCCGACCGCCGAGGCGGCGATGTGCGCGTCGGCGCAGGGCAAGTTCTGGGAGTACCACACGGCGCTGTTCCAGTCGCAGGACAGCTGGGCGAAGGCGGGCGATCAGAGCGCGAAGTTCGACTCGCTCGCCGGCGCGGTCGGCATCGACGTTCCGCGCTTCCAGAGGTGCACGCGCTCGCACGTCATGCGCGCGCTCGTCGAGGCGGATCAGTACCGGATGCAGAAGAGCGGCGTCGCGAGCACGCCGACGTTCATCCTCGTGCCGAGCAACGTGAAGGTGGAAGGCGCGCAGCCGCTGCCGATCTTCCGTCAGGCGCTCGACTCCGCGCTCAAGACGGCGCGGTGA
- a CDS encoding response regulator transcription factor, whose product MSDAPLPSVLVVDDNHDNTEIIQRYLEARGYPVSVAHSGDEALAMLEQVRPSLVLLDVMMPGRDGWEVCRLMRSHPVLGRRLRIIMVTALDEWDDRRQALQTGADDYVAKPFDLPKLASTVERNAAMLAR is encoded by the coding sequence ATGAGTGACGCACCGCTGCCGTCGGTCCTCGTGGTCGACGACAATCACGACAATACCGAGATCATCCAGCGCTATCTCGAGGCGCGCGGCTACCCTGTGTCGGTCGCGCACTCCGGCGACGAGGCGCTGGCGATGCTGGAGCAGGTGCGCCCTTCGCTCGTGCTCCTCGACGTGATGATGCCGGGGCGCGACGGCTGGGAGGTGTGCCGGCTGATGCGATCGCATCCCGTGCTCGGGCGGCGGCTGCGCATCATCATGGTGACGGCGCTCGACGAGTGGGACGATCGCCGTCAGGCACTACAGACGGGCGCGGACGACTACGTCGCCAAGCCGTTCGACCTCCCGAAGCTGGCGAGCACGGTCGAGCGGAACGCGGCGATGCTGGCGCGCTGA
- a CDS encoding 3-deoxy-D-manno-octulosonic acid transferase, with protein MNPFIRPVYAAAGQLARVSAALVPAGESKVRRALRARRGIRKRFAAWGANGRDTSRPLLWMHAPSVGEGLQARPVLELARRLRPDLQLAYTFYSPSAERFAKTLDVDFADYLPFDTGGDAVAALDALRPSALVFAKLDVWPLLSATAARRRVKVGLVSATLSEGSSRRGPLARLALHSAYEVLDAVGAISDEDAARLTALGVRADRVAVTGDTRFDQAWRRAEAVDRSAPFLAPLLGDRFTLVAGSTWPADETVLLEAWVAVRRQNPKARLVIAPHEPTDAHLSAVEKWAAAHRAPLARLGDVESGAARDADVVLVDRVGVLAELYAAGSAAFVGGGFHEAGLHSVLEPAACGLPVCFGPRHTESRDAGLLLAAGGAATAATSRALAEQIRRWMTSEALRAHAGTAARDVVRAGLGADTRTWALIEGLLGRAHAAGGATDSAGAVAEG; from the coding sequence GTGAACCCGTTCATCCGGCCGGTCTACGCGGCCGCGGGGCAGCTCGCGCGCGTCTCCGCCGCGCTCGTCCCCGCGGGGGAGAGCAAGGTGCGCCGCGCGCTGCGGGCGCGGCGCGGCATCCGCAAGCGGTTCGCGGCGTGGGGCGCGAACGGTCGCGACACGAGCCGGCCGCTGCTCTGGATGCACGCGCCGAGCGTGGGCGAGGGACTGCAGGCGCGTCCCGTGCTCGAGCTGGCGCGCCGTCTCCGACCCGATCTGCAGCTCGCGTACACGTTCTACTCGCCCAGCGCCGAGCGCTTCGCGAAGACGCTCGACGTCGACTTCGCCGACTACCTGCCGTTCGACACGGGCGGCGACGCGGTGGCCGCGCTCGACGCGCTGCGCCCGTCGGCGCTCGTGTTCGCGAAGCTCGACGTGTGGCCGCTGCTCTCCGCGACGGCCGCGCGGCGGCGCGTGAAGGTGGGCCTGGTGAGCGCGACGCTGAGCGAGGGCTCGTCGCGCCGCGGGCCGCTGGCGCGGCTCGCGCTGCACAGCGCCTACGAGGTGCTCGACGCGGTCGGGGCGATCAGCGACGAGGATGCCGCGCGCCTAACGGCGTTGGGCGTCCGCGCCGACCGCGTGGCCGTCACCGGGGACACGCGCTTCGACCAGGCGTGGCGGCGCGCCGAAGCCGTGGACCGCTCGGCCCCGTTCCTCGCGCCGCTGCTCGGCGACCGCTTCACGCTCGTCGCCGGCAGCACGTGGCCGGCCGACGAGACGGTGCTGCTCGAGGCGTGGGTCGCGGTGCGACGCCAGAACCCGAAGGCGCGTCTCGTCATCGCGCCGCACGAGCCCACCGACGCGCACCTCTCGGCCGTCGAGAAGTGGGCCGCCGCGCACCGCGCCCCGCTCGCGCGCCTCGGCGACGTCGAGAGCGGCGCGGCGCGCGATGCCGACGTCGTGCTCGTGGACCGCGTCGGCGTGCTGGCGGAGCTCTACGCGGCGGGGAGCGCGGCGTTCGTCGGCGGCGGCTTCCACGAGGCGGGGCTGCACTCGGTGCTCGAGCCGGCGGCGTGTGGGCTTCCCGTCTGCTTCGGGCCGCGCCATACCGAGAGCCGCGATGCCGGGCTGCTGCTGGCCGCGGGCGGCGCCGCCACCGCGGCCACCTCGCGCGCGCTGGCCGAGCAGATCCGCCGCTGGATGACGAGCGAGGCGCTGCGCGCGCACGCCGGCACCGCCGCGCGCGACGTCGTGCGCGCGGGACTCGGCGCCGACACGCGCACGTGGGCGCTGATCGAGGGGCTGTTAGGCCGCGCTCACGCGGCCGGCGGCGCCACGGACTCCGCCGGCGCCGTCGCCGAGGGCTGA